One part of the Drosophila teissieri strain GT53w chromosome 3R, Prin_Dtei_1.1, whole genome shotgun sequence genome encodes these proteins:
- the LOC122619223 gene encoding calexcitin-2, giving the protein MSISDFRKKKLLFLFNVFFDVNQSGEIDVKDFELAIERVCQLRGWQKDTPKNKETYDLMMEIWTGLRSKADKDNDGQVSVDEWCNMWDAYAKDPSSVMDWQNAYMNFMFDLEDASHDGGIDVTEFTLVCSSYGLEKTECEEAFGKMAQGQSEVTREQFAALWKEYFAAEDVNAPGNYIFGKTSF; this is encoded by the exons ATGTCGATCTCCGATTTCCGCAAAAAGAAGCTGCTTTTTCTGTTCAATGTGTTTTTTG ATGTGAACCAAAGCGGCGAAATCGACGTTAAGGACTTCGAGCTGGCCATCGAG CGCGTTTGCCAACTGCGCGGCTGGCAGAAGGACACGCCGAAGAACAAGGAGACCTACGACCTGATGATGGAAATCTGGACTGGCCTGCGCTCCAAGGCCGACAAGGACAACGATGGACAG GTCAGCGTGGACGAGTGGTGCAACATGTGGGACGCCTATGCCAAGGATCCCAGCAGCGTGATGGACTGGCAGAATGCCTACATGAACTTCATGTTCGACCTGGAGGACGCTTCGCACGATGGCGGCATCGATGTGACCGAGTTCACGCTGGTCTGCTCCAGCTATGGCCTGGAGAAGACCGAGTGCGAGGAAGCCTTTGGGAAGATGGCTCAGGGGCAGAGCGAGGTCACCCGGGAGCAGTTCGCGGCCTTGTGGAAGGAGTACTTCGCCGCGGAGGATGTGAATGCGCCTGGCAACTACATTTTTGGAAAGACCAGTTTCTAA
- the LOC122621035 gene encoding transmembrane protease serine 9 has protein sequence MMKPSQSQSQSQSQSQSQSRAQSRSHSQCHWQIPVANTTTLVWLCLLLLLPPSMQFETDCGCRPARRGPRIISGAATSEGQFPWQASLELLHPSLGFLGHWCGAVLIHQHWILSAAHCVHNDLFNLPIPPLWTVVLGEHDRDVESGNEQRIPVEKIVMHHRYHNFRHDVVLMKLSKPADLTRASNVRRICLPFLLAESPDQAQSEAVSPGSSADEDVLIQQLELEDVPEKIDNFLRSVQSRRRYRNVTAPSMKELMNMKILSRMRQALAQRSPRSHKRSRRRNDKLMKLGPRRESDDSAEQKHLKASDEPKEMAFVDCVATGWGKANISGDLSNQLLKTQVPLHQNGRCRDAYGSFVNIHGGHLCAGKLNGEGGTCVGDSGGPLQCRLSRDGPWILVGVTSFGSGCALEGFPDVYTRASYYMKWIEDTIATH, from the exons ATGATGAAGCcatcacaatcacaatcacaatcccagtcgcagtcgcaatCACAGTCGCGGGCACAGTCGCGGTCACACTCGCAATGCCACTGGCAGATCCCGGTGGCAAATACCACGACCTTGGTCTGGCTGtgcctcctcctgctgctgccccctTCTATGCAGTTCGAAACGG ACTGTGGCTGTCGTCCGGCGCGTAGAGGTCCACGGATTATTTCAGGAGCTGCCACGAGTGAGGGCCAGTTCCCCTGGCAGGCCTCCCTGGAGCTGCTGCATCCCTCGCTCGGATTCCTGGGCCACTGGTGCGGGGCGGTGCTGATCCACCAGCATTGGATCCTCTCCGCCGCCCACTGTGTTCACAA CGATCTCTTTAACCTGCCCATTCCACCGCTGTGGACGGTGGTTTTGGGCGAGCACGATCGCGATGTGGAGTCGGGCAACGAGCAGCGCATTCCCGTCGAGAAGATCGTGATGCACCACCGCTACCACAACTTCAGGCACGACGTGGTGCTGATGAAGCTTTCAAAGCCAGCGGATCTCACCAGGGCCTCCAATGTCCGGCGTATCTGCCTGCCCTTTCTCCTCGCCGAATCGCCGGATCAGGCGCAGTCGGAGGCAGTGTCTCCAGGTTCATCGGCCGATGAGGATGTGCTCATCCAGCAGCTGGAGCTAGAGGATGTGCCCGAAAAGATCGACAACTTCCTGCGCAGCGTCCAGAGTCGCCGGCGCTATCGAAACGTCACGGCCCCCAGCATGAAGGAGCTGATGAACATGAAAATCCTCAGCAGGATGCGGCAGGCGCTGGCGCAACGCTCCCCGCGCAGCCACAAACGCTCGCGAAGACGCAACGACAAGCTGATGAAGCTGGGTCCTCGCCGGGAGTCGGATGATTCTGCGGAGCAGAAGCACCTGAAAGCCAGTGATGAGCCCAAGGAGATGGCCTTTGTGGACTGCGTGGCCACGGGCTGGGGTAAGGCGAACATCAGTGGGGATCTCTCCAATCAGCTGCTGAAAACACAGGTGCCGCTGCACCAGAATGGCAG GTGCAGGGATGCCTACGGCAGCTTCGTCAACATCCACGGAGGCCACCTGTGCGCCGGCAAGCTGAACGGAGAGGGCGGCACCTGCGTGGGCGACTCCGGCGGACCGCTGCAGTGCCGCTTGAGCCGCGACGGACCCTGGATTCTGGTGGGGGTCACCTCCTTCGGATCGGGCTGTGCCCTGGAGGGCTTTCCGGACGTCTACACCCGCGCCTCGTACTACATGAAGTGGATCGAGGACACGATCGCCACCCACTGA
- the LOC122620962 gene encoding putative peptidyl-tRNA hydrolase PTRHD1, whose protein sequence is MSNIVQYIVVRSDLRSALSWPLGAVIAQSCHATAAVIHLNSEDADTVAYLKDLDNMHKVVLEAKDETSLVKLSEKLKENEIKHKLWIEQPENIPTCIALKPYVKDTVHKYVKHFKLLKE, encoded by the exons ATGAGCAACATTGTGCAGTATATCGTAGTCCGCAGCGACTTGCGTTCCGCCCTCAGTTGGCCCTTGGGGGCGGTGATCGCCCAGAGTTGTCATGCCACAGCCGCCGTTATTCACTTGAATTCCGAGGACGCCGACACTGTGGCCTACTTGAAGGATCTGGATAATATGCACAAGGTGGTGCTGGAG GCCAAGGATGAGACTTCTCTGGTCAAGCTCAGTGAAAAGCTGAAGGAGAACGAGATTAAACACAAGTTGTGGATCGAACAACCCGAAAATATCCCAACCTGCATCGCCCTGAAACCTTATGTTAAGGACACGGTTCATAAATATGTTAAGCACTTTAAGCTTTTGAAGGAGTAA